From Candidatus Mycalebacterium zealandia:
ATTTCAATGCCTGACATAGACATGGACTTCTGCGCCGAAGGGCGCGATCGTGTCATAGACTATGTGAGCGAAAAATACGGCAGCGAAAATGTCGTTCAAATCGGCTCCTTCGGAAGAATGTCGTCAAAGGCGGTTGTGCGTGATGTCGGCAGGGTTATGGGGATTCCCTACGGCGAGGTGGACAAGGTTTCAAAACTTATCCCGTCTTTTCGCGGCAAGGTTCACAGTATAGAAAAAGCCGTCAAGGAAGCGCCCGAACTCAAAAAACTTGTTGAGGGCTCGGAGCAAATTGCCACGCTGATTGAAATGGCGAAACACCTTGAAGATATGACTCGCCACTCTTCAACGCACGCGGCGGGCGTGGTTATTGCGAGCGAGAAAATCTCCAACCGCGTGCCGCTTTACAAAGGCACCAACGGTGAAACTGTAACGCAGTTTGACATGCACGCGCTTGAAAGTCTGGGTTATGTGAAATTTGATTTTCTCGGTCTTAAAACACTCACAATCATTCAAAAAACCGTTGACCTCATACGCTCCCGCAAAAACGGTTCGGCTCCCACGCTTGAGATAGACCATATGCCGACTGATGACGAAAAGGTTTACAAACTCTTCACCAAGGGCGAAACGCACGGGCTTTTTCAAATTGAATCGTCATCGGGAATGGTTTCAATGCTACGCAAACTCAAACCAGAAAGTTTTGACGACATAGTCGCCGCACTCGCGCTTTACCGTCCCGGACCGCTGGACAGTGGAATGGTTGAAGACTTTATCAAACGCAAACGCGGCAAGGCGCGGGTTTCGTATCCGCATCCTCTTCTTGAGGACATTCTCAGCGAAACGCGCGGGCTTTTTGTCTATCAGGAGCAGATTATGCAGACGGCGAGCATTTGCGCGAATTACAGTCTCGCAGATGCGGATTTAATGAGGCGTGCAATGGGAAAGAAAAAGCCGCTGGAGATGAAGGCGCAGAGGGAGAAGTTTGTTTCAGGCGCCTTGGACAAAGGCATAGAAAAAGCAAAAGCCACCGAATTGTTTGAAATTATGGAGAAGTTTGCGGGCTATTCCTTCAACAAAAGCCATAGTACCGCCTATGCGCTTCTCACCTACCAGACGGCGTATCTCAAAGTGCATCATCCAGCGGAGTTTATGTGCGCGCTTATGACGGTTGATTCCGCGAGTGACAAGGACAAACTCATCGCGCACATAACCGAATGCAGAAAGATGGGCATAAAGGTTCTTCCGCCCGACATAAGCGAGAGCATGTCAGGGTTCACGCCAGTAGATGAAAAGACCGTGCGCTTCGGGCTTTCCGCGCTCAAAGGTGTGGGTGAGGAGGCGGTCTCCGCTATAATCGCCGCACGTGAAGAGGGTGGTGCGTTTGAAGACCTGTTTGATTTCTGCGCGCGCGTTCAGACCAAGCGGATAACAAAAAAGGTTTTTGAGATGCTCATAAAAAGCGGCGCGCTGAGTTCATTCGAGAGCAACGCCGCGAAACTGCTGAACTCTCTTGACACAATCGCCGCGTATTACGCCGCAATGGACTCTTCGGGAGATGCGGGCGGGCAATCATCTCTTTTTTCGTCTGATTCCGGTGCGATTACCAAGCCGGTTCTGCCCGAAGCGGAGAGATGGAGCGATGAACAGACCGCAGAATACGAGTTGGAAGCGGTCGGGCTGTTTGTTTCAAGCCATCCAATGACGCGCTACGCTGAGCAGTTGAAAGTTTTCACCTCGCACGCCGACACCGAGCGGTTTAGTTCTTTGACAGACAAAACAGAGGTTTCAATCGCCGGAGTCGTGCGCTCGCTAGCCATAAAAACGACCAAGTCTGGCAAGGGGCTGTTCGGGCGGCTTGCGCTTGAAGACCTGAAAGGATCGGTTGAGTGCGTGATTTTCAATGACGCGATAACCAAAAGCCGCAACCTGCTTGAACAGAAGACCGAGCCGGTGATTTTGACGGGCAATGTTGACGGTCCCGAAGACAAAAAGCAGATGAAGGTCAGAGAGGTTCTGTCCGTTTCGGAATTCCTCTCCCGCGCGTCCCGCGTTACCATTTCCGTTGACGAAAGCACGGCGAACGTAGCAAACCTCTCCAAACTTGAAAACATTTTCAAACAGCACCGGGGCGAGGCGAAGGTTGATTTAAACCTCGGAGTGGAAGGTAAAACGGTTTCCATTGAGGTCGGTAAATACGGGGTTGAGGCGTCTCCAGATTTTGTCAGGGAGATTGAGTCGCTTCTCGGAGATAGGGCGCTCGCGTTTGAGGTACGGAATGGCGGCGCGGAGAGAAAACCTCCGTTCGGGTGATTTGCTCCCCGTCCGTGAAAACGGACACCATTCCCTCAATCTCCGTTTCACGGATTTCAAAAGTGGGATTCTCTCCAAACATCTTTTTGCACATGCGGCACACCACAACACTCGGACGCGCCGACCTTACAAGTCGCAAAAGCGCATTTTTGTTTCTCTTTGTGATTTCGGGCAGAAACACCAAATCACTACGCAATTCGCGGTTTTCCACAATATCCACAATATCAAACTTTTCCACATCACTGTGGATATTGTGGATAGATTCCATCAATAGAAACGAGGTTTTTCCACATACGATTTTGAGGATAACAGGGCGCGGAAAACGCGAGTCGGCGACCGTAAAGTCTTCTAAACGAAGGAATTTCAGTTGTGTCGCGCCGTTTTTGGAGATGTCATGAACAGGAGGGGATTTGTGGATTTTTTTCCACGTTACGCCGTAGTTTTCCACAGTTTTCCACAATTTATTGTTCAACTTTGCACCGTTTATCCACAGGTTTTCCACACTATTGTTCTCTATCAACGCCGCCGCGCCGTTGAGTTGGCTCTGGTCGTTTGCCAGCAGAATGAGGTGATCCGTTTTTGTTATCCGCTTGGCAAGCAGGGCGCGAGAGACAACGGCCGAACCGATGAAGGCCGAGCGCGCTTTGCGTGAAAAGCCACCCTTAACGAGCACGGTTGAGCCGTCTGTGAATGTGAACAGCGCGATGTTCTTGCGCCCTGCGTCAAAAAACGCCGCTTCAGTTTCTCCGTTTCCCGCAGGGCGGAAGTCGTAAGTCGCGCTTGCGGTTAGGCACACAACAAGAACGGCTGCGGCAACCTGTGCGGTTTTGCGCCCCCTTTTCACAAAAAACGCGGCTGCAAGCGCCATGTAGAAAAGCGCGAAAGTCAGTCTCGACATCTGCGGCACGGAAATCGCGGGGCTTAGGGAGAAAAGTGCTTCGGCAACTGCGGTTAGCGTGACCGAGAGAAGCGACAGAGACGAGAGCAGAAACTCCGGCACAAAACCGAGGGCGGCAAAGACCGCTACCGCAACAACGCACAGAGGCACCATCGCAAGCGCAATCGGCATCGCGACTATGTTTGCGGGGAAAGTAAGAACCGGCGCGACCCCGAACATGTTCACGACAAACGGCAGAGTCGTCATGGTCGCCGCCGCCGTTGTGAACACAACCGCAATGAGCGCGAGCGAGGTTTTTCGCGCCAGAGTCCTGTTCTCTCCGGATTCGGGGTTTTTCACTCCAAACCGATTCAGGGCGAGCAGTATTCCCGCCACCGCTGAAAAAGACAGAATAAACGACGGCTCAAACAGCGCGTTTGGGGTGAACAGCAGAATAATCACCGCGGCGGCCGCGAGCGCGTTCATTCTGTCGTCCCGTCTGCCCGAAATCATCGCGACCAGATAGACCGCCGCCATAATCGCCGCGCGAACGGACGAGTTTCCAAAACCCGCGAGCAGGGCATAGAGAAAAACCGCCGGTATCGTCAGCCCCGCCGCGATTTGCGGCACGACAAACCGCGTCATAATGTATTCAGAGCGTTTAAGTAGCCACTTGACCGTCATAAAGAAAAATACCGCCGCGATGCCGACGTGCAATCCCGAAATTGCGAACAAATGTCCTATTCCAAGCGTTGTGAATTTGCGTTTAAGCGTTTCGTCAAGGGCGCTTTTTTCGCCTATGGAGAGCGCGTTCACAATTTCAGCCTGCGAGTTCGGAAGGTTTTGTCGTATGAAAACGGCGTAGTCGCGCCGCAAGCCGTTCACAAGACGCAAAAGGGCGCCGGATCGCTCCCGTGAGCCGAGCGGCTTGATTTTGTCCGCTTCGGCGTACGCAGTGAAAAACACACCGCTCTGCGCGAGCCGGCGGGCGTAATCCGTAGCGCCGGGATTCTTGAAGCCGGTTATCCGACGCGCGCGAATCCGCACCGAAATCTCATCGCCGTAGGCAAGATTTTCATGACCGTTTGAATAGACGATGACCTTCGCGTTCACAGGCGCGGTTTGGTCGCCGTGAGTCGCGCTCTCAATTTTGAGCGGGATTTTTACCGAGCCATTTTGCCGTTTCTGAGCGTTTTCGTAGAGCGAGCCCGCAACGGTTATCCGCTTTCCTTCAAGTGCGGAAAGCGCGGGGTCCGGTCCGGACTCATAAAGACGCGGCAACGCCATTCCAAGCGGAAAAAAAAGAAGGGCGAATAAAACCGCAAAGCGTTTTTTCCCGCCCGCAAGAGCCAAAGCGGCCAGCAGGAGGCACAAAACCGCCGTCCACCCGGGTTAAAAACCGCGAGGCAATTATGCCGAGCATAAGCGCCAGAGCACAGGCGACAATTCCGTGTTTGCGCCACAGCGATAAAAGAGGGGACGATGGGAGAAGTCCAGGGCTCACGGCTTTTCTGTTATCAGGCAGATTGCCTTTGCGGCTATTCCCTCACCGGCTCCGGTCCACCCCATTTTTTCGGTGGTTGTGGCTTTTATGTTTACCGCGCCGGGCGCGATGCCGATTGCCTCCGCGATTTTCCCGCTCATCTCTTCTGCGTACGGGGTAATAAGCGGTTTTTCGCATATCACAACCGCGTCCACATTTGAGACCTCAAAACCCGCGCGCACGATTTTTTCGCGCGTTTGTTCAAGCAAAGACGCGCCGCTCGCGCCTTTGTATGTGGGGTCTGTGTCGGGAAAATGTTTTCCGATGTCTCCCAGCCCAGCCGCGCCGAGCATGGAGTCGCATATCGCGTGGGCGAGAACATCGGCGTCCGAATGGCCTTCAAGCCCCCTGTCAAACGGAATTTTCACACAGCCGAGAAAAAGCTCGCGGTCCTCCGCAAACCTGTGCGCGTCAAATCCGATTCCGGTGCGTATTGTCATTTTTCCGTCTCCATATTTTTCACTACGGTCTCGGCGAGGGCAAAGTCCGCGCGCGTGGTGATTTTCATATTGAGTCTGCTTGAAGCCACAATGACGGCGGGCGTTTTGCTTCCTTCGAAAAGCGCGGTTTCATCAGTAATTTTTCCGGGGTTGCCTGAAAAGTTTTCATACGCGCCAGAGAGCAAATCGCGCCTGAACGCCTGAGGTGTTTGAATGCGCCAAACATCTTTGCGCTCCAGATTTCCCGAAACGCGGAGAATATCCGGATTTTGCTTGTCTTTCCCCGTCAACTTGATTGAGTCGTCAAGTGAAATCGCCGCGGTTGACGCTCCGAATTTAATCGCGGCGCTAACGCACCGCTCTATCAGTTGCTTTTCAACAAACGGCCTTGCCGCGTCATGAAACACAACCGCTTTGCTCTTTTCGCTCGCGGCATAAAATCCCGCCCGCGCCGACTCAAAACGGGTTTTACCTCCGGTGATTACAGCCGCTTTTCCGCCCGTCCATTTTTGAGATATTTCCCGTGCCTCTTCCATTTTGCCCGCCGGCGCGACGATTATAATTTCGCTTACAGTTTCGCAGGACGCGAAAGTTCGCAAACTTCGCGCAAGAACGGGCTTGCCCCCCAACAGGGCGAACTGTTTGCGTTCTCCGGCTCGTTTTCCCTCTCCTGCCGCGAGAATGACCGCCGAAGCACGAAAATTTGCCATAGGGGAAAGTATATCAGTATCAATACCGCTTGAAAAAACGGAGGCGAATAATCATAATAAGCGGCGGAAACAGGAGCATAATTGAAGGTTCAAACCCTTGCCAGCGGCAGTTCAGGAAACTGCACTTTTATAGACAGTGGTAGCGCGAAAATTCTTGTTGACGCAGGTATCAGCGCGAGGCAAATCTCGGAGCGTCTCAAATCGGTCGGGGCGCAAGTCAGTGAGTTAAGCGGCGTCATCGTCAGCCACGAGCATCAGGATCACACAAAAGCGATAACCGCTTTGCCGGTTCCGGTTTATGTTTCATCCCGCACACGACATTTGTGGAGCGGCGTGGAAGATTTGCGGGAGTTTCGCACGGACGAAGCTTTTAGTGTGGGCGACATTCTCATAACGCCTTTCCCAGTTCCGCACGATGCGGTTGACCCGGTCGGGTTTGCTATTGAGGCGGGTGGCAAAAAGGTGGGAATTGTTACCGATCTAGGGTCTGAAACCGAACTAGTTCTTGAACAGCTCAGCGATTGCGACATGCTCATCATAGAGTCCAACCACGACGAGGGACGGCTTCTCACGGGGCGTTATCCTCTTGAGTTGAAACAGAGAGTCGCCGGGCGGCTGGGGCATTTATCAAACCGCCAGTGTTCGCGGTTGCTTGAGAGTGTCGTGCACGGTAATCTGCGTTTTGTTGTTCTCGCGCACCTGAGCGAGAGAAACAACCTGCCGCGTCTGGCGTTGGACGCCGCGCGCAGGGCGGTAAAAGGTTTTTCCGCGTCTCTTCACATCGCACCAAAAAATTGCGGGGAGGTTTTTGTGCTTTGATTTCACGATACAGCCGGAAGGAAATGGTGGAAATTTGGAGCGACAATTCGCGATACGCGCGGTGGCTTGAAGTTGAGTTGGCTGTCTGCGGGGCATGGAGCCGGAAGGGGAAAATACCGCGCGCCGCGCTTGCGGACATCAGAAAAAAAGCCGCTTTTGACGAAAAAAGAATCTCCAAACTTGAAAAGGATTTGAAGCACGATGTTCTGGCGTTTCTTACTTGCGTTTCTGAAAAAGTCGGCAAAAACGCCCGCTACATTCATATGGGCATAACCTCGTCCGATGTGCTGGACACCGCATTCGCGCTCCAATTGAAAGCCGCGTCCACAATCATCCTCAAAGACATGGGTGATGTGATGAAGGTTCTCAAAAAACTCGCTCTGCATCACAAAAAAACACCTATGATTGGGCGCTCTCACGGCGTTCACGCCGAACCGAAAACTCTGGGGCTGGTTTTCGCTCTGTGGTATGACGAAATGGGGCGCAACCTTGAAAGAATGAAACGCGCCGCCGCGGGCGTGAGCGTGGGAATGATGTCGGGCCCCGTCGGAACTTATTCAAGCGTTCCGCCCGAAGTTGAAAAAATAGCCTGCCGCGAGCTGGGCTTGAAGCCCGCCGCCATCTCCACGCAGATAATCCACCGCGACATACACGCGGAGTATTTTCTGTGCCTTTCGCTTATTGCCGCCGCGATTGAAAGAATCGCAACCGAGATACGCCATTTTCAGCGAACCGAAGTGCTTGAAATGGAAGAACCGTTCGCAAGCGGTCAGAAGGGGTCTTCGGCGATGCCGCACAAGAAAAACCCCATTCTGTCTGAAAATCTTTGCGGGCTTGCGAGGGTTGTGAGGTCTCACTCCGCCGCCGCGCTTGAAAACATCGCGCTGTGGCACGAAAGAGACATAAGCCATTCTTCGGTTGAAAGGGTTATCGCTCCGGACGGGACGATTTTGATTGACTTTATGCTCGCGCGGCTCAAAACCCTGCTGGAAGGGCTTGTTGTTCACAAAGACCGCCTCGCGCAGAATATGGATTTAACGAAAGGGCTTGTGTTTTCGCACAAGGTTTTGCTGAAGATTATAGACACGGGCGTTTCGCGCGAGAAGGCGTATAAAATAGTTCAGAGAAACGCGATGAAGTGCTGGGAGAAAAAGACGGACTTCCGCGCAATTCTGAAAGAGGATGCAGAGTTGAAACGCGTTCTTTCTTCGCGGGAGGTTGACGCCTGTTTTGATATTTCGGAGGACTTTCAACATATTGACGCTATTTTCAAAAGGGTTTTCGGCTGACTTTCGGCGCGTGAAGATTTTTTTATTCTCGGTTTTTCTCTGTCTGACCGTGCTTTCATGCGGCGGGCAGAGCGATGAGGACTTGCGCGAAAAGGCGGATGCCGCCGCGCAATTTTTTGCCGGAACATTTTCGCTTTTCATTCCGGATGGGTACACCGTCAGGGCGGAAAATGTCAGAGACAAAGGAGACGGATTTACGGGCGGAGTGTTTGTTGTAAAGTCGCCAGACGGCTACGAGGCGAATATTCCCGCCGTGCCTTTTCTTCTCACGCCGGACGGACGGCGTATTGTCCTTGAAGCGCACGGACCTTTTGATGAGGACGATTTGAATGACTCTCAAGTTCCCGGCTTCAAAGTCGCGCCGCAGTCTTTCACGGGCGCGCCACTGTTGCTTGTGTCATCTGACGGGCGTGTGATTGCGGGGAACAGGATTCTTGACACGGCTGTTGATTATGCGGCTGAAAATATGAAAAAAATCTCCCTTGATGAAACCGCCGTTCTCGGCGACCCGGGCGCGCCGGTTGTGATTGTGGAGTTTTCGGATTTTCAATGTTCTTATTGCCGTAACTCGTCCGGAGTTTTGAAAAAAATTCTGGACGAATACAACGGCTATGTGAAGGTTGTTTACAAGCAATTTCCGCTTGATTTTCACAACTGGGCTTACGAGGCGGCTGAGGCGTCATACTGTTTTATGCGGTTAGGCGGCAATGAGGCGTTCGGGTTTTTTCACGATGAGGTTTTCGCCGCGCAGGGGGAGATAACAAAAGACAATCACAAAGGGTTATTTGCCGCCCTCGCCGTGAAGGCGGGACTTAACGCCGGCAAGTTCGCGCAGTGCGTAGAGCAGTCCGAAACGGCAGATTTGGTTGAGAGGGACGTAGCCGAAGCGTTTTCTTTGCAGGTGGACGGAACACCCGCGTTTTTTGTGGACGGTTTGAGGGTTCCCAACGACCCCGGGCTTTTGAGAAAAGCGATTGAAATGCGCCTTTCACGCATAAAATA
This genomic window contains:
- the dnaE gene encoding DNA polymerase III subunit alpha, which codes for MKDNGFVHLHLHSEYSLLDGAIKFDDLISRVSELEMGAVAITDHGNLFGAYEFYSKARKKGVKPIIGCEIYVTPTLKLDKPSDGKNFHLTVLCMNEKGYSNLSNLVTRGYFEGLYRRPRVDHEMLSEHNEGLIVLSGCLSGELSQAIFKRYPDPPEKVVSTYREIFGDRYYLEVQATGVNEQKRVNSELKKLGKKLDVPLVATNDCHFLRRDDYEPHDVLLCIQTGKKLEDEGRMKFPGDGFYLKTRGEMEETLRGFSDALDRTVQIAERCDFEFKDEGYRFPQFEAGGESSVRSLRELAPRLLAERLSSRKISENSAEYSERLEYEIDEICKMGFADYFLVVADFVRYAKENNIPVGPGRGSVAGSLAAYALGITDVDPVVHKLIFERFLNPGRISMPDIDMDFCAEGRDRVIDYVSEKYGSENVVQIGSFGRMSSKAVVRDVGRVMGIPYGEVDKVSKLIPSFRGKVHSIEKAVKEAPELKKLVEGSEQIATLIEMAKHLEDMTRHSSTHAAGVVIASEKISNRVPLYKGTNGETVTQFDMHALESLGYVKFDFLGLKTLTIIQKTVDLIRSRKNGSAPTLEIDHMPTDDEKVYKLFTKGETHGLFQIESSSGMVSMLRKLKPESFDDIVAALALYRPGPLDSGMVEDFIKRKRGKARVSYPHPLLEDILSETRGLFVYQEQIMQTASICANYSLADADLMRRAMGKKKPLEMKAQREKFVSGALDKGIEKAKATELFEIMEKFAGYSFNKSHSTAYALLTYQTAYLKVHHPAEFMCALMTVDSASDKDKLIAHITECRKMGIKVLPPDISESMSGFTPVDEKTVRFGLSALKGVGEEAVSAIIAAREEGGAFEDLFDFCARVQTKRITKKVFEMLIKSGALSSFESNAAKLLNSLDTIAAYYAAMDSSGDAGGQSSLFSSDSGAITKPVLPEAERWSDEQTAEYELEAVGLFVSSHPMTRYAEQLKVFTSHADTERFSSLTDKTEVSIAGVVRSLAIKTTKSGKGLFGRLALEDLKGSVECVIFNDAITKSRNLLEQKTEPVILTGNVDGPEDKKQMKVREVLSVSEFLSRASRVTISVDESTANVANLSKLENIFKQHRGEAKVDLNLGVEGKTVSIEVGKYGVEASPDFVREIESLLGDRALAFEVRNGGAERKPPFG
- a CDS encoding DUF4131 domain-containing protein; this encodes MCLLLAALALAGGKKRFAVLFALLFFPLGMALPRLYESGPDPALSALEGKRITVAGSLYENAQKRQNGSVKIPLKIESATHGDQTAPVNAKVIVYSNGHENLAYGDEISVRIRARRITGFKNPGATDYARRLAQSGVFFTAYAEADKIKPLGSRERSGALLRLVNGLRRDYAVFIRQNLPNSQAEIVNALSIGEKSALDETLKRKFTTLGIGHLFAISGLHVGIAAVFFFMTVKWLLKRSEYIMTRFVVPQIAAGLTIPAVFLYALLAGFGNSSVRAAIMAAVYLVAMISGRRDDRMNALAAAAVIILLFTPNALFEPSFILSFSAVAGILLALNRFGVKNPESGENRTLARKTSLALIAVVFTTAAATMTTLPFVVNMFGVAPVLTFPANIVAMPIALAMVPLCVVAVAVFAALGFVPEFLLSSLSLLSVTLTAVAEALFSLSPAISVPQMSRLTFALFYMALAAAFFVKRGRKTAQVAAAVLVVCLTASATYDFRPAGNGETEAAFFDAGRKNIALFTFTDGSTVLVKGGFSRKARSAFIGSAVVSRALLAKRITKTDHLILLANDQSQLNGAAALIENNSVENLWINGAKLNNKLWKTVENYGVTWKKIHKSPPVHDISKNGATQLKFLRLEDFTVADSRFPRPVILKIVCGKTSFLLMESIHNIHSDVEKFDIVDIVENRELRSDLVFLPEITKRNKNALLRLVRSARPSVVVCRMCKKMFGENPTFEIRETEIEGMVSVFTDGEQITRTEVFSPRRHSVPQTRAPYLREATQSP
- a CDS encoding 2-C-methyl-D-erythritol 2,4-cyclodiphosphate synthase — its product is MTIRTGIGFDAHRFAEDRELFLGCVKIPFDRGLEGHSDADVLAHAICDSMLGAAGLGDIGKHFPDTDPTYKGASGASLLEQTREKIVRAGFEVSNVDAVVICEKPLITPYAEEMSGKIAEAIGIAPGAVNIKATTTEKMGWTGAGEGIAAKAICLITEKP
- a CDS encoding NTP transferase domain-containing protein, producing the protein MANFRASAVILAAGEGKRAGERKQFALLGGKPVLARSLRTFASCETVSEIIIVAPAGKMEEAREISQKWTGGKAAVITGGKTRFESARAGFYAASEKSKAVVFHDAARPFVEKQLIERCVSAAIKFGASTAAISLDDSIKLTGKDKQNPDILRVSGNLERKDVWRIQTPQAFRRDLLSGAYENFSGNPGKITDETALFEGSKTPAVIVASSRLNMKITTRADFALAETVVKNMETEK
- a CDS encoding MBL fold metallo-hydrolase, with the translated sequence MKVQTLASGSSGNCTFIDSGSAKILVDAGISARQISERLKSVGAQVSELSGVIVSHEHQDHTKAITALPVPVYVSSRTRHLWSGVEDLREFRTDEAFSVGDILITPFPVPHDAVDPVGFAIEAGGKKVGIVTDLGSETELVLEQLSDCDMLIIESNHDEGRLLTGRYPLELKQRVAGRLGHLSNRQCSRLLESVVHGNLRFVVLAHLSERNNLPRLALDAARRAVKGFSASLHIAPKNCGEVFVL
- a CDS encoding adenylosuccinate lyase, with the translated sequence MISRYSRKEMVEIWSDNSRYARWLEVELAVCGAWSRKGKIPRAALADIRKKAAFDEKRISKLEKDLKHDVLAFLTCVSEKVGKNARYIHMGITSSDVLDTAFALQLKAASTIILKDMGDVMKVLKKLALHHKKTPMIGRSHGVHAEPKTLGLVFALWYDEMGRNLERMKRAAAGVSVGMMSGPVGTYSSVPPEVEKIACRELGLKPAAISTQIIHRDIHAEYFLCLSLIAAAIERIATEIRHFQRTEVLEMEEPFASGQKGSSAMPHKKNPILSENLCGLARVVRSHSAAALENIALWHERDISHSSVERVIAPDGTILIDFMLARLKTLLEGLVVHKDRLAQNMDLTKGLVFSHKVLLKIIDTGVSREKAYKIVQRNAMKCWEKKTDFRAILKEDAELKRVLSSREVDACFDISEDFQHIDAIFKRVFG
- a CDS encoding thioredoxin domain-containing protein; this encodes MKIFLFSVFLCLTVLSCGGQSDEDLREKADAAAQFFAGTFSLFIPDGYTVRAENVRDKGDGFTGGVFVVKSPDGYEANIPAVPFLLTPDGRRIVLEAHGPFDEDDLNDSQVPGFKVAPQSFTGAPLLLVSSDGRVIAGNRILDTAVDYAAENMKKISLDETAVLGDPGAPVVIVEFSDFQCSYCRNSSGVLKKILDEYNGYVKVVYKQFPLDFHNWAYEAAEASYCFMRLGGNEAFGFFHDEVFAAQGEITKDNHKGLFAALAVKAGLNAGKFAQCVEQSETADLVERDVAEAFSLQVDGTPAFFVDGLRVPNDPGLLRKAIEMRLSRIK